In Pseudomonadota bacterium, one genomic interval encodes:
- the folD gene encoding bifunctional methylenetetrahydrofolate dehydrogenase/methenyltetrahydrofolate cyclohydrolase FolD, whose product MADIIDGKARAAALRAELTTDVAQLVERSGVTPGLTVVLVGDDPASHVYVRNKVKSTTEVGMRSDEHRLPADTPEADVLALVEKLNNDPSVNGILVQLPLPQHIDSAKVLAAINPDKDVDGFHVVNAGKLAVGERALVPCTPLGCLMMLQDSLGSLSGANAVVVGRSNIVGKPMAQLLLQESCTVTVAHSRTRDIESVCRGADILVAAVGRPEMVRGDWVREGATVIDVGINRIEGENGKAKLVGDVAFDEAAARARAITPVPGGVGPMTIACLLYNTVAATRAQLGLS is encoded by the coding sequence ATGGCTGACATCATCGACGGCAAAGCTCGCGCCGCCGCCCTCCGCGCCGAACTCACGACCGACGTGGCCCAACTGGTCGAGCGCTCCGGTGTGACACCGGGCCTGACCGTGGTGCTCGTGGGTGACGACCCGGCGAGCCATGTGTACGTGCGCAACAAGGTCAAGTCCACCACCGAGGTGGGTATGCGCTCCGACGAACACCGCCTGCCCGCGGACACCCCCGAGGCCGACGTGCTCGCGCTGGTCGAAAAGCTGAACAACGACCCGAGCGTCAACGGCATCCTGGTCCAGCTGCCGCTGCCACAGCACATCGACAGCGCGAAGGTGCTCGCGGCGATCAACCCGGACAAGGACGTGGACGGGTTTCACGTGGTCAACGCGGGCAAGTTGGCGGTGGGCGAACGGGCCCTGGTCCCCTGCACTCCTCTCGGCTGCCTCATGATGCTTCAAGACTCGCTGGGGTCCCTGAGCGGCGCCAACGCGGTTGTCGTCGGCCGCTCGAACATCGTCGGCAAGCCGATGGCCCAACTGCTGCTGCAGGAGAGCTGCACCGTGACCGTCGCCCACTCCCGCACGCGCGACATCGAGTCGGTGTGCCGCGGCGCCGACATCCTGGTTGCCGCTGTGGGCCGCCCCGAAATGGTGCGCGGCGACTGGGTGCGCGAGGGTGCAACGGTCATCGATGTCGGCATCAACCGCATCGAAGGGGAAAACGGCAAGGCGAAGCTGGTCGGTGATGTCGCGTTCGACGAGGCCGCTGCCCGCGCCCGTGCAATCACCCCGGTACCCGGTGGCGTCGGTCCCATGACCATTGCCTGCCTCTTGTACAACACCGTCGCGGCCACGCGGGCCCAGCTCGGCCTCAGCTGA